The Larimichthys crocea isolate SSNF unplaced genomic scaffold, L_crocea_2.0 scaffold33, whole genome shotgun sequence sequence CGCTCCTGAAACGTTTGAAGGTGACGGACTCACCATCTTCTCAAAGTTGACGAGTTCTCCGTGAAACGTTTTGCAGCTCTCGTGAAGAAACGTCAgatctgacaggaaacaggaaacacaccgATCAGTCACTTTATAAACCCACCAATCACATTCAGACTCTTCTGGttggttaccatggcaacacagAGCTTAAGgctgtacacgcacacacataggcgtacagtgtgtacagtagtgtgtgtgtgtgtgtgtgtgtgtgtgtgtgtgtgtgtcacctttgAGCAGCAGAGGTGTGAAGGGGATCAGTGGAGGTCTCAGGCTGGTGATCAGGTCTCTGTAGGACTTGTGATTCCTGGACGGGTCCTAGAGAGATGAggcgacgatgatgatgatggcgaccTTCATCATTATGAACcagatcagacacacacacacacacacacacacacacacacacacacacactacactaaAGCGCCTTAACCGTGTCGCCTAGGCCTGCATGAAGAGGCGTTCGATAGGCGTATTGTGAGTACACCAAATAATGAAGGTGACGGTGATCAGTGTCGTCTCAAAgtacaaataattattattttactttatatataaagtcaataatattttacaaataataTATTACTTTATGATGACGAGTTTTCAGTCTAACAGCTTCTTCACAGTTCAAGCAGTCCATGTGTGACCCAGAGAGCGACGTGCCAGTTCAGGCTGTTTCATCACACGTGCACACGGTAAGACGTCTGAAGCGTCGGCTTAGTACGATAGTGACACGTGTCGCCTGCGTGACGCCGTCTGTCCATTGAAAGTGAATGGAACTTACACGTTAGAGGTTTGATGTCATCGCGGAGGCGCTGTACGCGTTTTAGTTGCTGTGTGCTGGCATgaaatgctcacacacacacacacacacacacacacacactcactcacacacacacacacacacacgcacacacacagacagacacacacacacacgcacgcacacacacacacacacagacacacactcctttaCTCACCGCGATGCTCTCAAACTGCTGAAACTGCTTCCTGAACTTTCCCGGGAGaccctgaacacaacacacacacacacacacacacacacacacacacacacagtattgaTCGTTAGTGCTGACGTTATTGTGACGTGttttcaaacaggaagtggagctGTAAGGTTCATGTAACGTTGACttctgcttcctgtgtgtgtcactgatcATGTGACGTGCAGCGGCGTGTCAGGTGACTCTCGTACCTCCCAGGTGAGTCGCAGTCTGTTGACGGCCGGGTTGTCTAAACCCAGAACCACGGCAAGGAAGGACAGcaggtcctgctgctgcttacagctggaacacacacacacacacacacgcacacacacacacacacacatacacacacacacacacacccacacacgcgTTAAGACAGGAAGTTGTCACATGACGTGTGCACGTCGCCCTCCCCGTCACGTGACTCACAGCGCTGCGATCTTGATGAACTTGCGCAGCAGTTGGACTCTCTTTGGCAGCGACTGACACTGCAGAATCTCCGTGGCGACCCAGTGCTGCACCTCGCTGCAGCGCTGCAGTACCAGCTCCAGGTTCAGGGGGCGCCAGCGGGACTGCTCGCCGTGAAACACGTAACACACAAACTCCACCTGCAGGAGACACCAACgaagaagaaaacagctgtaaacTGTGCCGGCGTTCGAGCGGCGGCCTCGGCATCACGCCACCGACCTCGTGCACGCAGCTGAACAGCTCCCAGTCGAACGCCACCAGCTGATTGGACACCTCCTCCGCCGACATGTCGTGGAGTTTGCTGTCGCCCGGCGACCAGTGGATCTCCTCAGGAAGAGGAAGCTGAGCGGGcaggaaatgacatcatcagatcaacacacacctgaaacagcCGGGTCGTTCTCATGATCTCAGTCCTGGTCTAAgtcttggtctcagtcttggtctcagtcctggtctcagtcttggtctcagcctggtctcagtcctggtctcagtcctggtctcagtcctggtctcagcctggtctcagtctggtctcagtctggtctcagtcttggtctcagtcctggtctcagtctggtctcagtcctggttTCAGCCTGGTCTCAGCCTGGTCTCAGCCTGGTCAGTCCTGGTCTAActtggtctcagtcctggtctcagcctggtctcagtcttggtctcagtcttggtctcagtctggtctcagtcctggtctcagcCTGGTCAGTCCTGGTCTAActtggtctcagtcctggtctcagtcctggtctcagtcttggtctcagcctggtctcagtcctggtctcagtcctggtctcggcctggtctcagtcctggtctcagcCTCGTCTAAGTCCTGGTCTCAGtttggtctcagtcctggtctcagtcctggtctcgGCCTGGTCTAAGTCCTGGTCTCAGtttggtctcagtcctggtcccAGTCCTGGTCTCAATCTTGGTCTCAGTCCTGATCTCAGTTTGGTCTCAATcttggtctcagtcctggtctcagtcctggtctcaatcttggtctcagtcctggtctcggcctggtctcagtcctggtctcgGCCTCGTCTAAGTCCTGGTCTCAGTTTGGTCTCAGTTTGGTCTAAGTCCTGGTCTCAGTTTGGTCTAAGTCCTGGTCCcagtcctggtctcagtttGGTCTCAGTTTGATCTCAGtttggtctcagtcctggtctcagtcctggtctcagtcctggtctcagtttGATCTCAGtttggtctcagtcctggtctcagtttGATCTCAGTTTGatctcagtcctggtctcagtcctggtctcagtttggtctcagtcctggtctcagtcctggtctcagcctagtctcagtcctggtctcagtcctggtctcagtcctggtctcagcCTGGTatcagtcctggtctcagtcctggtctcagtcctggtctcggcctggtctcagtcctggtctcagcCTCGTCTAAGTCCTGGTCTCAGtttggtctcagtcctggtcccagtcctggtctcagtttGGTCTAAGTCTTGGTCTCAGTTTGATCTCAGtttggtctcagtcctggtctcagtcctggtctcagtttGATCTCAGtttggtctcagtcctggtctcagtttgatctcagtcctggtctcagtcctggtctcagtcttggtctcagtcctggtctaagtcctggtctcagtctggTCTCAGCCTGGTCTCAGCCtagtctcagtcctggtctcagtctaGTCTCAGcctggtctcagtcctggtctcagcCTAGTCTCAGCCTGGTCTCAGGcctggtctcagtcctggtctcagtcctggtctcagtctggTTCCTCACCAGAGACTCCAGCTCAGACGCTtcacaggtgaacaggtgtgtgttgacTCCCAGCGTGGTGAACACGGCCTCATCACTGGGCCGGAACACGGCcttctctgaacacacacacacacacacacgttaacaacatgtgtgtgtgtcagcatgtgtgtgtgtgtgtgtgtgtgtgtgtgtgtgctgacctcCGGCTGACGTCACAGCCACCAGTATGAGGTTTCCGGGCAGAACCGGTTGGTCCTCGCTGTACTGCAGTTTCTCTCGGACCAGAGCCAGAATCTCTCCGACCCGACAGGACAGCCGGCTCCTGATGGTGACGTAGGAGTGGTCCGGAGTGTAGACCCGGCAGAAgactgcacgcacacacacacacacacacacacacacacacacacacacaccatcaacataACAGATGCTGTAGCGCCATCTGGTGAGCTCTGGCGGTACTGCGCCTTAGAAAGTCCAGTATTTAATATTAAAGTACTGTGTGAGTATTACTACATGTGTGAGTATTACTACATGTGTGAGTATTACCACATGTGTAGTCCAGCAAATACTGCCTCAGGCAGTATTTGCTGGACTACACATGTGGTAATACTCACATGTGTGAGTACTGGGGgctaggctaacagtttccccccgcttccagtctttgtgctaagctacgTTAAACACGTCCTTGTTTtatgaggctgtgtgtgtgtgtgtgtgtgtgtcctgggtGTGTCTCAGACTGCAGGTGTGTTTACAGCAAATACTACAGCgttcatatttctgtgtgtgtgtgtgtgtgtgtgtgtgtgtgagtgtgccgTACTCTCGTCGGAGCCCCTGAACGCCTCTCTGGGCTGCAGACAGGCGTCGATGCGTCTGAAGTGTCTGAACAGAGGACGGACCTGcttcttcctgctctccttctcctcgtcagagctgacacacacacacacacacacacacacacacacacacacacaataaaacttgTTCAATTAAAACAATCAGAGAGTAAACATCATGTGACTCATTGTGACCAATAAGAATGAAGCAGGCACAAGGCTGCTGACCAATCAGAACACAAatcagtgtgttattgtgtgtgtgtgttattgtgtgtgtgtgtgtgtgtgtgtgtgtgtgtctcacggGCAGTGTAAGATCTCGGTCCATCTCTGCAGTTTGAGGACGTCCTCGACGAGTTCAGGATACCGAGTCAACTCCTGAACCGCACACAGGTACagctcctacacacacacacacacacacacacacacacacacacacacatttatacacaaatcaaatacagggactgtatgtgtgtgtgtgtgtgtgtgtgtgtgtgtgtgtgtgtgtgtaattaaagtttttaaacaACATTCTCGAGGTGTGTGTGCTCAGATGAGTCAGTCCTGTTGCTGTGACAACCAGGAGCCAAAAACAACAGTTCCCAtcctgcagagtgtgtgtgtgtgtctgtctgtgtgtgtgtgtgtgtgtgtgtctgtctgtgtgtgtgtgtgtgtgtgtgtgtgtgtgtctgtgtgtgtgtgtgtgtgtgttaccttgggGAAGCTGTTGCTGCGCTCgccctcctcctgcagcagctctctgtagGTGTCCAGGTACCTGAAGGCGACGTTGAGCACCGCCTGCTTCCTCTCCCCTCCGTCCATcactccctcgctctctccgtccgtctctcctcccccctccctcctcctctcaccctgagcctccctccctcgcccctccccctccttccctccctccgtctccaGAGAGAACCTGAGCACTCGAGTTAAGGACGGAAACAAACCAAGTGTGAGACGGCGCCGTGACGACCCACATGACAGACAGCGCTGAAAGTTCTGAGATCTGGAACTGATCCGGTCCAACCTGATGGCAGAGAGCTGAGAACCTGCAGGACATGTTATGTTGGAAATACGTTCTTTAAACGTTATTAGAGAGAACACTGTGATCTCTTCTTTTatcagctgcagccacaaactgacaaacattgACCGTGACCGGGCCTGAACTGGGTCTGAACTGGGCCTGAACTGGGTCTGAACTGGGTCTGAACTGGGTCTGAACCGGGCCAATGCTGAGCTGCCATCTTACTGCTCTGCTCACACAGCACGCCTGaatcagaaacacaaactgacgGAGTCCCTGAACGTCTCATCACATCGCTTCCATTTGTCTTCCAcccacacctgtctgtctgtctctctgtctgtctgtctctctctgtctgtctctctgtctgtctgtctgtctctctctctgtctctctctgtcggtctgtctgtctgtctctctctgtctgtctgtctgtctctctctgtctctctctctgtctgtctgtctgtctctctgtctgtctctcagtgttaGAGGACGACGCTCTCTGCAGAAGaaaactcatttacattttaaacgaCTCAGACTTTGTTTTCCCGCCAAGAGTTCGCATTAGATAacgcctcatttgcatatttgcacattAAATTTCCTTCAGATAACGCTGAGATAACGCTGAGATAACGCTGAGATAACGCTGATAACGCTGAGATAACGCTGAGATAACGCTGAGATAACGCTGAGAacaaacacacgtgtgtgtCTGAAGCTCGGTCATGGCGTGCACACATCCAGGTGTGTCTGCGTTGGAGGATACTGCTGCAGCAGAACTTGCTGCAACCTGTCGGCCGTCAGGAAGATGGGATGTGTCAACATGAAGTCATCCAGCAGAGTTtctgcagacagagagctcAGAGTTACAGACtgtacctgaacacaccaccacgggaaaaacaaaaacacagcagcacagaggtcCTTGAACGTCTCACAGCAACACATCATTATCCAGGGATGTCCATCACGAGCAGGGctgcaaaggggtggaaagttTCCGTGAAATTTCCAGAAAATTTCCATGGGAAGATAAGCTGGGGAAtcttggaaatattccaaatcagaactttatcaagtttgaattatttaattgaacaatattatcaaatgtgtgtcttcaacagtgtgtgtgtggtccaggtccagaaatcacctgtgcaggtagggggcgtggcctcagtagccctgcagtgATActcaagtgtacctgcatgaaatcagtttgagtcaagattatgctcaaatatgttttcacatgtttacacatttcagctgtatttaagttccctgtgAAAGGGCCGAGCTTCAATGTTGTAAATTACCAGTTTATTCCCACGGAAAGTTTCCAACTCGTGCCCAAACTCTTAGCTATCAACCCaataacaagaagaaaataataaaaacataaaatttaaTTCTGTTACAgagaaactcacacacacacacacacacactctgaatgTAGGCCATGCAGACATATTTAGCTCTTCGTGTCTTCCTGATGTGTGAAGCTgaagcgcgcacacacacacacacacacacacacacacacacacacagacaaacgttgtttaaacatttctgctcaAACGTTAGCACAACGTTCAGATAACCATGATGATGAGCTGCAGCGAGCGGCTGTAATTTAAGATGCTGAAGCAGCACGACTCCAAACCTGTGGTCACATTCACtgaaatatactgtgtgtgtgtgtgtgtgtgtgtgtgtgtgtgagtgagagaggcaTGCTGCAGTGGGCGTGTCCTGCCGGGGTCCGCCTCTCTGCAGGCGGTTACCATAGAGACACCACGTTGCCGACAgtgagaggatgaagagggaaATGtaagagaagtgtgtgtgtgtgtgtgtgtgtgtgtgtgtgtgtgtgtgtgtgtgggtgtgtgtgtgtgagatcagaCTTGTGATACTGCTGATGTGGCTGATTGGTCACATGATCAATCAGATGTCTTAATGTTGATTATTGATCCGATAATTTGATTCATCGATCAGAAGAACTGAACTCTGACATTTGCATATCTGAATTATTCATGAAGCTCATTAATAATCAGGTttaatgaaggaacatgaagaacgcagagagagagagagagagcgtgggagggagaggagaggacgagTGAGCCGAGCGGGACGTGAAGAACGCCTACAGAGAAgttctgtccacacacacacacacacacacacac is a genomic window containing:
- the rapgefl1 gene encoding rap guanine nucleotide exchange factor-like 1, with protein sequence MDGGERKQAVLNVAFRYLDTYRELLQEEGERSNSFPKELYLCAVQELTRYPELVEDVLKLQRWTEILHCPSDEEKESRKKQVRPLFRHFRRIDACLQPREAFRGSDEIFCRVYTPDHSYVTIRSRLSCRVGEILALVREKLQYSEDQPVLPGNLILVAVTSAGEKAVFRPSDEAVFTTLGVNTHLFTCEASELESLLPLPEEIHWSPGDSKLHDMSAEEVSNQLVAFDWELFSCVHEVEFVCYVFHGEQSRWRPLNLELVLQRCSEVQHWVATEILQCQSLPKRVQLLRKFIKIAALCKQQQDLLSFLAVVLGLDNPAVNRLRLTWEGLPGKFRKQFQQFESIADPSRNHKSYRDLITSLRPPLIPFTPLLLKDLTFLHESCKTFHGELVNFEKMHKVAEMVRTIRRYRSSQLAMDTETSPSHLQTKAYVRQLQVIDNQNLLFDMSCKLEPKDT